A DNA window from Arachis duranensis cultivar V14167 chromosome 3, aradu.V14167.gnm2.J7QH, whole genome shotgun sequence contains the following coding sequences:
- the LOC107476825 gene encoding pentatricopeptide repeat-containing protein At5g59600-like isoform X1 — protein sequence MHAFHKTTLLPRIPITNAIIRRSFRSDPLFYAQLIQTYARDRALHHGKKLHAHLITNGIACFSLVASNLVSFYACCGQLSHARKLFDKIPKTNVRRWISFIGTCARCSFHHEAIAVFSEMLATQTPNPNAVFVIPSVLKACGHVGDQITGQKIHGLILKCCFEVDPFVSSSLIVMYSKCLRVGDARKVFDGMEVKDLVALNALVAGYSQVGLAGDAWSLVERMRLMGVNPNLVTWNSLLSGFSQKCDLAMVSEIFRLMTKDGVVPDVVSWTSVISGFVQNFRNEEAFDTFKQMLRHGFCPTSATISTLLPACATVERMRIGKEIHGYAVAIGVEEDIYVRSALVDMYAKCGFISEARTLFGIMPEKNTVTWNSIIFGYANHGYCDEAIELFNQMEMEGKAKLDHLTFTAILTACVHAGDIELGQSLFKTMQEKYGIEPRLEHYACMVDLLGRAGKVDEAYCMIKAMPIEPDLFVWGALLAACRNHGHVELAEVAAKHLLEVEPESVGNRLLLTGVYADVGKWAKVERVKKRMKKGKQRKFQGLSWIERTGCVVSCSSSGNSYNISWEAPLDDPAKQIMLKVNEPLSLLTM from the exons ATGCACGCTTTCCATAAAACCACACTACTCCCCAGGATTCCCATAACAAACGCCATCATCCGCCGCTCCTTCCGATCAGATCCCTTATTCTATGCCCAACTCATCCAAACCTACGCTCGTGATCGAGCGTTGCACCACGGCAAGAAGCTCCACGCCCACCTAATCACCAACGGCATCGCTTGCTTCAGCCTTGTCGCTTCCAACTTAGTTTCCTTCTATGCTTGCTGCGGCCAACTCTCCCATGCGCGAAAACTGTTCGATAAAATTCCGAAAACAAATGTGCGCCGGTGGATTTCCTTCATCGGAACCTGCGCTCGCTGCAGCTTCCACCACGAGGCCATTGCCGTGTTCTCAGAGATGCTGGCAACCCAAACGCCCAATCCCAATGCGGTTTTCGTCATTCCAAGTGTTCTCAAAGCTTGCGGCCATGTCGGGGACCAAATCACGGGTCAGAAGATACATGGGTTGATTCTGAAGTGTTGTTTTGAGGTTGACCCTTTTGTGTCTAGCTCGTTGATTGTAATGTACTCGAAGTGCTTGAGAGTTGGGGACGCGCGCAAGGTGTTTGACGGAATGGAGGTTAAGGATTTGGTGGCTTTGAACGCACTTGTTGCTGGGTACTCCCAAGTGGGGCTTGCGGGTGATGCTTGGAGTTTGGTGGAGAGGATGAGATTGATGGGTGTGAATCCAAATCTAGTGACTTGGAATAGTTTACTATCTGGGTTTTCGCAAAAATGTGACCTTGCTatggtttctgaaattttcAGGTTGATGACTAAGGATGGTGTGGTCCCTGATGTGGTGTCTTGGACTTCTGTTATATCTGGGTTTGTGCAGAATTTTCGTAATGAAGAAGCTTTCGACACTTTCAAGCAAATGTTGCGTCATGGGTTCTGCCCAACTTCGGCTACTATCAGCACTCTTCTCCCTGCATGTGCCACTGTCGAAAGAATGAGGATTGGGAAGGAGATTCATGGCTACGCTGTGGCAATTGGGGTAGAGGAAGATATATATGTAAGGAGTGCTCTTGTTGACATGTATGCAAAATGTGGCTTCATCTCTGAAGCTAGAACACTTTTTGGTATTATGCCAGAGAAGAATACAGTTACTTGGAACTCTATCATTTTTGGGTATGCTAATCACGGGTATTGTGATGAAGCCATTGAGCTCTTCAATCAAATGGAGATGGAAGGGAAAGCCAAGCTGGATCATTTAACTTTCACTGCGATTCTCACAGCATGCGTCCATGCCGGTGACATTGAACTTGGGCAGAGTCTGTTCAAGACTATGCAAGAGAAGTATGGAATTGAGCCACGTCTGGAGCATTATGCATGTATGGTGGATCTTCTTGGTAGAGCCGGGAAGGTTGACGAAGCGTACTGCATGATCAAGGCAATGCCAATTGAGCCTGATCTGTTTGTGTGGGGTGCATTGCTGGCTGCTTGCAGAAATCATGGGCATGTGGAGCTTGCAGAAGTGGCAGCTAAGCATCTGCTGGAGGTGGAGCCTGAGAGTGTTGGGAATCGTCTTCTATTGACGGGTGTGTATGCTGATGTAGGCAAGTGGGCAAAGGTTGAGAGGGtcaagaagaggatgaagaaggGGAAACAGAGAAAATTCCAAGGGTTGAGTTGGATAG AAAGAACAGGATGCGTTGTTTCATGCTCCTCATCAGGCAACAGTTACAATATCTCTTGGGAGGCACCGTTGGACGACCCAGCGAAGCAAATAATGCTTAAGGTTAACGAGCCATTGAGTTTACTTACGATGTAA
- the LOC107476825 gene encoding pentatricopeptide repeat-containing protein At5g59600-like isoform X2, which produces MHAFHKTTLLPRIPITNAIIRRSFRSDPLFYAQLIQTYARDRALHHGKKLHAHLITNGIACFSLVASNLVSFYACCGQLSHARKLFDKIPKTNVRRWISFIGTCARCSFHHEAIAVFSEMLATQTPNPNAVFVIPSVLKACGHVGDQITGQKIHGLILKCCFEVDPFVSSSLIVMYSKCLRVGDARKVFDGMEVKDLVALNALVAGYSQVGLAGDAWSLVERMRLMGVNPNLVTWNSLLSGFSQKCDLAMVSEIFRLMTKDGVVPDVVSWTSVISGFVQNFRNEEAFDTFKQMLRHGFCPTSATISTLLPACATVERMRIGKEIHGYAVAIGVEEDIYVRSALVDMYAKCGFISEARTLFGIMPEKNTVTWNSIIFGYANHGYCDEAIELFNQMEMEGKAKLDHLTFTAILTACVHAGDIELGQSLFKTMQEKYGIEPRLEHYACMVDLLGRAGKVDEAYCMIKAMPIEPDLFVWGALLAACRNHGHVELAEVAAKHLLEVEPESVGNRLLLTGVYADVGKWAKVERVKKRMKKGKQRKFQGLSWIGKVSGFCFCRKNRMRCFMLLIRQQLQYLLGGTVGRPSEANNA; this is translated from the exons ATGCACGCTTTCCATAAAACCACACTACTCCCCAGGATTCCCATAACAAACGCCATCATCCGCCGCTCCTTCCGATCAGATCCCTTATTCTATGCCCAACTCATCCAAACCTACGCTCGTGATCGAGCGTTGCACCACGGCAAGAAGCTCCACGCCCACCTAATCACCAACGGCATCGCTTGCTTCAGCCTTGTCGCTTCCAACTTAGTTTCCTTCTATGCTTGCTGCGGCCAACTCTCCCATGCGCGAAAACTGTTCGATAAAATTCCGAAAACAAATGTGCGCCGGTGGATTTCCTTCATCGGAACCTGCGCTCGCTGCAGCTTCCACCACGAGGCCATTGCCGTGTTCTCAGAGATGCTGGCAACCCAAACGCCCAATCCCAATGCGGTTTTCGTCATTCCAAGTGTTCTCAAAGCTTGCGGCCATGTCGGGGACCAAATCACGGGTCAGAAGATACATGGGTTGATTCTGAAGTGTTGTTTTGAGGTTGACCCTTTTGTGTCTAGCTCGTTGATTGTAATGTACTCGAAGTGCTTGAGAGTTGGGGACGCGCGCAAGGTGTTTGACGGAATGGAGGTTAAGGATTTGGTGGCTTTGAACGCACTTGTTGCTGGGTACTCCCAAGTGGGGCTTGCGGGTGATGCTTGGAGTTTGGTGGAGAGGATGAGATTGATGGGTGTGAATCCAAATCTAGTGACTTGGAATAGTTTACTATCTGGGTTTTCGCAAAAATGTGACCTTGCTatggtttctgaaattttcAGGTTGATGACTAAGGATGGTGTGGTCCCTGATGTGGTGTCTTGGACTTCTGTTATATCTGGGTTTGTGCAGAATTTTCGTAATGAAGAAGCTTTCGACACTTTCAAGCAAATGTTGCGTCATGGGTTCTGCCCAACTTCGGCTACTATCAGCACTCTTCTCCCTGCATGTGCCACTGTCGAAAGAATGAGGATTGGGAAGGAGATTCATGGCTACGCTGTGGCAATTGGGGTAGAGGAAGATATATATGTAAGGAGTGCTCTTGTTGACATGTATGCAAAATGTGGCTTCATCTCTGAAGCTAGAACACTTTTTGGTATTATGCCAGAGAAGAATACAGTTACTTGGAACTCTATCATTTTTGGGTATGCTAATCACGGGTATTGTGATGAAGCCATTGAGCTCTTCAATCAAATGGAGATGGAAGGGAAAGCCAAGCTGGATCATTTAACTTTCACTGCGATTCTCACAGCATGCGTCCATGCCGGTGACATTGAACTTGGGCAGAGTCTGTTCAAGACTATGCAAGAGAAGTATGGAATTGAGCCACGTCTGGAGCATTATGCATGTATGGTGGATCTTCTTGGTAGAGCCGGGAAGGTTGACGAAGCGTACTGCATGATCAAGGCAATGCCAATTGAGCCTGATCTGTTTGTGTGGGGTGCATTGCTGGCTGCTTGCAGAAATCATGGGCATGTGGAGCTTGCAGAAGTGGCAGCTAAGCATCTGCTGGAGGTGGAGCCTGAGAGTGTTGGGAATCGTCTTCTATTGACGGGTGTGTATGCTGATGTAGGCAAGTGGGCAAAGGTTGAGAGGGtcaagaagaggatgaagaaggGGAAACAGAGAAAATTCCAAGGGTTGAGTTGGATAG GTAAGGTGTCTGGGTTTTGCTTCTGCAGAAAGAACAGGATGCGTTGTTTCATGCTCCTCATCAGGCAACAGTTACAATATCTCTTGGGAGGCACCGTTGGACGACCCAGCGAAGCAAATAATGCTTAA
- the LOC107476825 gene encoding pentatricopeptide repeat-containing protein At5g59600-like isoform X3, producing MHAFHKTTLLPRIPITNAIIRRSFRSDPLFYAQLIQTYARDRALHHGKKLHAHLITNGIACFSLVASNLVSFYACCGQLSHARKLFDKIPKTNVRRWISFIGTCARCSFHHEAIAVFSEMLATQTPNPNAVFVIPSVLKACGHVGDQITGQKIHGLILKCCFEVDPFVSSSLIVMYSKCLRVGDARKVFDGMEVKDLVALNALVAGYSQVGLAGDAWSLVERMRLMGVNPNLVTWNSLLSGFSQKCDLAMVSEIFRLMTKDGVVPDVVSWTSVISGFVQNFRNEEAFDTFKQMLRHGFCPTSATISTLLPACATVERMRIGKEIHGYAVAIGVEEDIYVRSALVDMYAKCGFISEARTLFGIMPEKNTVTWNSIIFGYANHGYCDEAIELFNQMEMEGKAKLDHLTFTAILTACVHAGDIELGQSLFKTMQEKYGIEPRLEHYACMVDLLGRAGKVDEAYCMIKAMPIEPDLFVWGALLAACRNHGHVELAEVAAKHLLEVEPESVGNRLLLTGVYADVGKWAKVERVKKRMKKGKQRKFQGLSWIGNV from the coding sequence ATGCACGCTTTCCATAAAACCACACTACTCCCCAGGATTCCCATAACAAACGCCATCATCCGCCGCTCCTTCCGATCAGATCCCTTATTCTATGCCCAACTCATCCAAACCTACGCTCGTGATCGAGCGTTGCACCACGGCAAGAAGCTCCACGCCCACCTAATCACCAACGGCATCGCTTGCTTCAGCCTTGTCGCTTCCAACTTAGTTTCCTTCTATGCTTGCTGCGGCCAACTCTCCCATGCGCGAAAACTGTTCGATAAAATTCCGAAAACAAATGTGCGCCGGTGGATTTCCTTCATCGGAACCTGCGCTCGCTGCAGCTTCCACCACGAGGCCATTGCCGTGTTCTCAGAGATGCTGGCAACCCAAACGCCCAATCCCAATGCGGTTTTCGTCATTCCAAGTGTTCTCAAAGCTTGCGGCCATGTCGGGGACCAAATCACGGGTCAGAAGATACATGGGTTGATTCTGAAGTGTTGTTTTGAGGTTGACCCTTTTGTGTCTAGCTCGTTGATTGTAATGTACTCGAAGTGCTTGAGAGTTGGGGACGCGCGCAAGGTGTTTGACGGAATGGAGGTTAAGGATTTGGTGGCTTTGAACGCACTTGTTGCTGGGTACTCCCAAGTGGGGCTTGCGGGTGATGCTTGGAGTTTGGTGGAGAGGATGAGATTGATGGGTGTGAATCCAAATCTAGTGACTTGGAATAGTTTACTATCTGGGTTTTCGCAAAAATGTGACCTTGCTatggtttctgaaattttcAGGTTGATGACTAAGGATGGTGTGGTCCCTGATGTGGTGTCTTGGACTTCTGTTATATCTGGGTTTGTGCAGAATTTTCGTAATGAAGAAGCTTTCGACACTTTCAAGCAAATGTTGCGTCATGGGTTCTGCCCAACTTCGGCTACTATCAGCACTCTTCTCCCTGCATGTGCCACTGTCGAAAGAATGAGGATTGGGAAGGAGATTCATGGCTACGCTGTGGCAATTGGGGTAGAGGAAGATATATATGTAAGGAGTGCTCTTGTTGACATGTATGCAAAATGTGGCTTCATCTCTGAAGCTAGAACACTTTTTGGTATTATGCCAGAGAAGAATACAGTTACTTGGAACTCTATCATTTTTGGGTATGCTAATCACGGGTATTGTGATGAAGCCATTGAGCTCTTCAATCAAATGGAGATGGAAGGGAAAGCCAAGCTGGATCATTTAACTTTCACTGCGATTCTCACAGCATGCGTCCATGCCGGTGACATTGAACTTGGGCAGAGTCTGTTCAAGACTATGCAAGAGAAGTATGGAATTGAGCCACGTCTGGAGCATTATGCATGTATGGTGGATCTTCTTGGTAGAGCCGGGAAGGTTGACGAAGCGTACTGCATGATCAAGGCAATGCCAATTGAGCCTGATCTGTTTGTGTGGGGTGCATTGCTGGCTGCTTGCAGAAATCATGGGCATGTGGAGCTTGCAGAAGTGGCAGCTAAGCATCTGCTGGAGGTGGAGCCTGAGAGTGTTGGGAATCGTCTTCTATTGACGGGTGTGTATGCTGATGTAGGCAAGTGGGCAAAGGTTGAGAGGGtcaagaagaggatgaagaaggGGAAACAGAGAAAATTCCAAGGGTTGAGTTGGATAGGTAATGTATAA
- the LOC107476824 gene encoding protein TOC75, chloroplastic isoform X1 — MNSSFTANHLITTPTLPPPCRTSSYLKCQLPSSSSSDHTKDHSNSTLIKTLSTTFALSSAASIVVFSTSPLRSLLPDASGHFSSGSGGNAGNGGNTGGGGGGGGGGWFGDDGSFWSRLFCLSPAIAADESPSPEWDSHGLPANIVVQLNKLSGFKKYKISDISFFDRSRRVRINAPDDSFFELVSLRPGGVYTKSQLQKEVKTLASCGMFEKVDMEGKTNPDGTISLTIAFTESTWQSAEKFRCINVGLMAQSKPIEMDPDVTDKERLEYYRSRERNYKRRMERARPCLLPMSVHREIADMLRSQGAVSARLLQRIRDHVQKWYHDEGYACAQVVNFGNLNTQEVVCEVVEGDITQLTIMFLDKLGNVVEGNTQIPVVQRELPRQLRPGYVFNIEAAKQALRNINSSLALFSKIEVNPKPDEKSEGGIIVEIKLKELDQKTAEVSTEWSIVPGRGGRPTLASLQPGGTVTFEHRNLQGLNRSVSGSVTTSNFFNPQDDLAFKLEYAHPYLDGVYDPRNRTLRVSCFNSRKQSPVFTGGPEVDEVPPIWVDRAGLKANITENFTRQSKFTYGLVMEEITTCDKSSHICASGQRVLPSGEIADGPPTTLSGTGIDRMAFLQANITRDNTKFVNGAIVGERNVFQVDQGLGIGSNVPFFNRHQLTITRFIQLMQVEKAAGKPPPPVVVLHGHYAGCVGDLPSYDAFPLGGPYSVRGYNMGELGAARNILELAAELRVPVKGTHAYAFVEHGNDLGSSKDVKGNPTEVYRRMGHGSSYGVGLKLGLVRTEYAVDHNSGTGAVFFRFGERF, encoded by the exons ATGAACTCCTCCTTCACCGCCAACCACCTCATCACCACCCCGACCCTCCCCCCTCCGTGCCGCACATCCTCTTACCTCAAATGCCAGCTCCCTTCTTCATCCTCCTCTGACCACACCAAAGATCACTCCAATTCCACTCTCATCAAAACCCTTTCCACCACCTTCGCCCTCTCCTCCGCTGCCTCCATCGTCGTTTTCTCCACCTCCCCTCTCCGCTCCCTCCTCCCTGATGCATCCGGACATTTCTCCTCCGGCAGTGGTGGTAATGCAGGAAATGGCGGCAACACTGGCGGCGGCGGCGGTGGAGGCGGAGGAGGCTGGTTTGGCGACGACGGATCCTTCTGGTCAAGACTCTTCTGTCTATCTCCGGCCATCGCCGCCGACGAATCACCGTCGCCGGAATGGGACTCCCACGGCCTTCCCGCCAACATTGTGGTGCAGCTGAACAAGCTCAGTGGTTTCAAGAAGTACAAGATCTCCGACATCTCGTTCTTCGACCGGAGCCGCCGGGTCAGGATCAATGCACCTGACGACTCTTTCTTCGAGTTGGTGTCGCTTCGCCCCGGCGGTGTGTACACGAAATCGCAGCTGCAGAAGGAGGTGAAAACCCTAGCCTCCTGCGGAATGTTCGAGAAGGTCGACATGGAAGGGAAGACCAACCCTGACGGAACCATCTCCCTCACCATCGCTTTCACGGAGAGCACCTGGCAGTCTGCCGAGAAGTTCCGCTGCATCAACGTCGGCCTCATGGCTCAGTCCAAGCCCATCGAGATGGACCCCGACGTGACTGACAAGGAGAGACTCGAGTACTACAG GTCCCGAGAGAGGAACTACAAGAGGAGGATGGAGAGGGCAAGGCCATGTCTTTTGCCAATGTCAGTTCATAGGGAGATAGCAGACATGTTGAGGAGCCAGGGAGCAGTTAGTGCCAGGTTGCTTCAGAGGATAAGGGACCATGTCCAGAAGTGGTACCATGATGAAGGGTATGCTTGTGCCCAGGTTGTAAACTTTGGGAACCTCAATACCCAGGAGGTTGTTTGTGAGGTTGTGGAAGGGGATATTACCCAATTGACCATTATGTTCCTGGACAAGCTTGGGAATGTTGTTGAAGGCAACACCCAAATCCCGGTGGTGCAAAGAGAACTTCCCAGGCAG CTTCGCCCAGGGTACGTTTTTAACATTGAAGCTGCCAAGCAAGCCTTGAGGAACATAAACTCGTCCCTTGCTTTGTTTTCAAAGATTGAGGTGAATCCAAAGCCTGATGAGAAGAGCGAGGGAGGCATTATTGTTGAAATTAAGCTAAAAGAGTTGGATCAGAAAACGGCTGAAGTCAGTACTGAGTGGAGTATTGTCCCTGGACGAGGAGGGCGTCCCACTTTG GCTTCACTGCAGCCAGGAGGAACTGTTACGTTTGAACATCGGAATCTGCAAGGGTTGAATAGATCTGTTTCTGGTTCAGTGACAACTAGCAACTTCTTCAATCCTCAG GATGATCTTGCATTTAAGCTTGAGTATGCACATCCATATTTGGATGGCGTATATGATCCACGCAACCGTACCCTCCGTGTAAGCTGCTTCAACAGCCGAAAGCAGAGTCCAGTATTCACTGGGGGACCAGAGGTGGATGAAGTGCCCCCAATATGGGTTGATCGTGCTGGTCTTAAAGCCAATATCACAGAG AATTTCACACGTCAAAGTAAATTCACTTATGGACTAGTCATGGAAGAGATAACAACATGTGATAAGAGTAGTCATATCTGTGCCAGTGGTCAAAGAGTTTTGCCTAGCGGAGAGATTGCAGATGGACCTCCAACCACGCTCAGTGGTACTGGTATTGATAGGATGGCATTTTTACAGGCAAACATCACACGAGATAATACAAAGTTTGTGAATGGAGCTATAGTTGGAGAAAGGAATGTGTTCCAG GTTGATCAAGGCCTTGGCATTGGCAGCAACGTCCCATTCTTTAACCGTCATCAGTTAACCATTACACGATTTATCCAGTTGATGCAAGTCGAGAAAGCGGCTGGGAAACCACCACCGCCAGTGGTTGTCCTTCATGGCCACTACGCTGGATGTGTAGGTGACCTTCCAAGTTATGATGCTTTTCCTCTTGGAGGTCCCTATTCTGTAAGGGGTTATAACATGGGTGAGCTTGGAGCAGCCAGAAACATCCTCGAG CTAGCAGCTGAGCTACGGGTACCTGTTAAGGGTACACATGCTTATGCGTTTGTTGAGCATGGCAATGATCTAGGAAGCTCAAAGGATGTCAAAGGGAATCCTACGGAAGTCTACAGGCGAATGGGTCACGGATCTTCTTATGGTGTTGGTCTCAAACTTGGATTGGTAAGAACAGAATATGCCGTTGATCATAACTCGGGAACTGGTGCAGTTTTTTTCCGTTTTGGGGAGAGATTTTGA
- the LOC107476824 gene encoding protein TOC75-3, chloroplastic isoform X2, translating into MNSSFTANHLITTPTLPPPCRTSSYLKCQLPSSSSSDHTKDHSNSTLIKTLSTTFALSSAASIVVFSTSPLRSLLPDASGHFSSGSGGNAGNGGNTGGGGGGGGGGWFGDDGSFWSRLFCLSPAIAADESPSPEWDSHGLPANIVVQLNKLSGFKKYKISDISFFDRSRRVRINAPDDSFFELVSLRPGGVYTKSQLQKEVKTLASCGMFEKVDMEGKTNPDGTISLTIAFTESTWQSAEKFRCINVGLMAQSKPIEMDPDVTDKERLEYYRSRERNYKRRMERARPCLLPMSVHREIADMLRSQGAVSARLLQRIRDHVQKWYHDEGYACAQVVNFGNLNTQEVVCEVVEGDITQLTIMFLDKLGNVVEGNTQIPVVQRELPRQLRPGYVFNIEAAKQALRNINSSLALFSKIEVNPKPDEKSEGGIIVEIKLKELDQKTAEVSTEWSIVPGRGGRPTLASLQPGGTVTFEHRNLQGLNRSVSGSVTTSNFFNPQDDLAFKLEYAHPYLDGVYDPRNRTLRVSCFNSRKQSPVFTGGPEVDEVPPIWVDRAGLKANITENFTRQSKFTYGLVMEEITTCDKSSHICASGQRVLPSGEIADGPPTTLSGTGIDRMAFLQANITRDNTKFVNGAIVGERNVFQAIEAVDWNFARVLMFGFENKCSA; encoded by the exons ATGAACTCCTCCTTCACCGCCAACCACCTCATCACCACCCCGACCCTCCCCCCTCCGTGCCGCACATCCTCTTACCTCAAATGCCAGCTCCCTTCTTCATCCTCCTCTGACCACACCAAAGATCACTCCAATTCCACTCTCATCAAAACCCTTTCCACCACCTTCGCCCTCTCCTCCGCTGCCTCCATCGTCGTTTTCTCCACCTCCCCTCTCCGCTCCCTCCTCCCTGATGCATCCGGACATTTCTCCTCCGGCAGTGGTGGTAATGCAGGAAATGGCGGCAACACTGGCGGCGGCGGCGGTGGAGGCGGAGGAGGCTGGTTTGGCGACGACGGATCCTTCTGGTCAAGACTCTTCTGTCTATCTCCGGCCATCGCCGCCGACGAATCACCGTCGCCGGAATGGGACTCCCACGGCCTTCCCGCCAACATTGTGGTGCAGCTGAACAAGCTCAGTGGTTTCAAGAAGTACAAGATCTCCGACATCTCGTTCTTCGACCGGAGCCGCCGGGTCAGGATCAATGCACCTGACGACTCTTTCTTCGAGTTGGTGTCGCTTCGCCCCGGCGGTGTGTACACGAAATCGCAGCTGCAGAAGGAGGTGAAAACCCTAGCCTCCTGCGGAATGTTCGAGAAGGTCGACATGGAAGGGAAGACCAACCCTGACGGAACCATCTCCCTCACCATCGCTTTCACGGAGAGCACCTGGCAGTCTGCCGAGAAGTTCCGCTGCATCAACGTCGGCCTCATGGCTCAGTCCAAGCCCATCGAGATGGACCCCGACGTGACTGACAAGGAGAGACTCGAGTACTACAG GTCCCGAGAGAGGAACTACAAGAGGAGGATGGAGAGGGCAAGGCCATGTCTTTTGCCAATGTCAGTTCATAGGGAGATAGCAGACATGTTGAGGAGCCAGGGAGCAGTTAGTGCCAGGTTGCTTCAGAGGATAAGGGACCATGTCCAGAAGTGGTACCATGATGAAGGGTATGCTTGTGCCCAGGTTGTAAACTTTGGGAACCTCAATACCCAGGAGGTTGTTTGTGAGGTTGTGGAAGGGGATATTACCCAATTGACCATTATGTTCCTGGACAAGCTTGGGAATGTTGTTGAAGGCAACACCCAAATCCCGGTGGTGCAAAGAGAACTTCCCAGGCAG CTTCGCCCAGGGTACGTTTTTAACATTGAAGCTGCCAAGCAAGCCTTGAGGAACATAAACTCGTCCCTTGCTTTGTTTTCAAAGATTGAGGTGAATCCAAAGCCTGATGAGAAGAGCGAGGGAGGCATTATTGTTGAAATTAAGCTAAAAGAGTTGGATCAGAAAACGGCTGAAGTCAGTACTGAGTGGAGTATTGTCCCTGGACGAGGAGGGCGTCCCACTTTG GCTTCACTGCAGCCAGGAGGAACTGTTACGTTTGAACATCGGAATCTGCAAGGGTTGAATAGATCTGTTTCTGGTTCAGTGACAACTAGCAACTTCTTCAATCCTCAG GATGATCTTGCATTTAAGCTTGAGTATGCACATCCATATTTGGATGGCGTATATGATCCACGCAACCGTACCCTCCGTGTAAGCTGCTTCAACAGCCGAAAGCAGAGTCCAGTATTCACTGGGGGACCAGAGGTGGATGAAGTGCCCCCAATATGGGTTGATCGTGCTGGTCTTAAAGCCAATATCACAGAG AATTTCACACGTCAAAGTAAATTCACTTATGGACTAGTCATGGAAGAGATAACAACATGTGATAAGAGTAGTCATATCTGTGCCAGTGGTCAAAGAGTTTTGCCTAGCGGAGAGATTGCAGATGGACCTCCAACCACGCTCAGTGGTACTGGTATTGATAGGATGGCATTTTTACAGGCAAACATCACACGAGATAATACAAAGTTTGTGAATGGAGCTATAGTTGGAGAAAGGAATGTGTTCCAG GCCATCGAAGCAGTTGACTGGAATTTCGCCCGTGTGTTGATGTTTGGATTTGAGAATAAATGTTCTGCCTAA
- the LOC107477082 gene encoding flocculation protein FLO11: MAQLERPQRPGVETSKTPTIHTMEQLLRGEGSKVSPKGSKMSTNTATLSSSSNSSTSSNSSPFFNKLRHHDSEEDHSPNQKKSVLAKVKEKAKKLRHSLSKKKHDDGNQTPSPGSGLEDEGTHDEAEYHGAPMYESEKAHQPKSGLGMQEKCLTRSFSKRTTHPATVANAAAGAATSTNTIDAGSNRVATTRTLAHELNKGSHSMTSKFQGLTIYKPDELHTSTSPKDGTQSSFFVSAPSTPPKTSSQTSPSAARIWSAPVTPKTLAPVSPQTPSCSSAPTTGRYASPGSQIWDKGVSVKEYLMNKLEPGEDEKALSQVISEAMSPKRTPGDAGVMEKVREAVTSLLRTEEPKQEDTTTTITTTDTNIASTSYQNPVSISAARSSSQIPVSTNALEVVQEENHERILQAN, translated from the exons ATGGCTCAACTCGAACGCCCTCAAAGACCTGGTGTTGAAACTTCAAAAACTCCCACCATCCATACCATGGAACAACTCCTCCGAG GAGAAGGGTCTAAAGTGTCACCAAAAGGTTCTAAGATGTCAACCAACACTGCCACCTTGTCCTCCTCCTCCAACTCCTCCACTTCTTCTAATTCTTCACCTTTTTTCAATAAGTTGAGGCACCATGACTCGGAAGAAGACCATAGCCCGAACCAGAAGAAATCAGTCCTTGCCAAAGTGAAGGAGAAGGCTAAGAAATTGCGTCACAGCCTCAGCAAGAAAAAGCACGACGATGGAAACCAAACTCCCTCACCCGGCTCTGGCTTGGAAGACGAAGGAACACACGACGAAGCTGAATACCATGGAGCTCCAA TGTACGAATCTGAGAAGGCACATCAACCAAAATCAGGTCTAGGAATGCAAGAAAAATGTTTAACTCGGTCATTCTCCAAGAGAACAACTCATCCAGCAACTGTGGCTAATGCTGCAGCTGGAGCTGCTACTAGCACCAATACTATTGATGCCGGTTCGAACAGGGTAGCGACGACTAGAACCTTAGCTCATGAACTGAACAAAGGATCACATTCTATGACTTCCAAGTTTCAAGGCCTCACTATTTACAAACCTGATGAGCTTCACACTTCAACATCACCAAAGGATGGAACTCAAAGTAGTTTTTTTGTTTCTGCTCCAAGTACTCCTCCAAAGACATCTTCCCAAACTTCTCCAAGCGCAGCACGAATTTGGTCAGCTCCAGTGACCCCAAAAACTTTAGCTCCAGTGTCACCACAGACTCCTTCATGTTCATCTGCTCCAACCACTGGCAGGTATGCCAGCCCTGGCTCGCAGATATGGGATAAGGGTGTTTCGGTGAAAGAGTACTTGATGAACAAGCTTGAGCCGGGAGAAGATGAAAAAGCTTTGTCTCAGGTGATATCTGAGGCCATGAGTCCAAAGAGAACTCCTGGTGATGCAGGTGTGATGGAGAAGGTAAGAGAAGCTGTAACTTCTTTGCTCCGAACCGAGGAACCAAAACAAGAAGACACAACAACCACTATCACGACCACTGACACCAACATTGCAAGCACATCCTATCAAAACCCAGTATCTATCAGTGCTGCTCGCAGTTCATCTCAAATCCCAGTATCTACCAATGCTCTAGAAG TGGTTCAGGAAGAAAACCATGAAAGAATTCTTCAGGCAAATTGA